The following is a genomic window from Sinorhizobium fredii NGR234.
AGAAGCCCTCGGCTTCCAATTCAGCGCTAACCGAGAGATTCGTGACGCCCGTCTGCACACGAATGAAACGGTTGGCGGTGTCGATCTCCAATGTGTCGCGCAAACGCATGGTGCCAATGACCACGCTGTCAGCAGTCGGCAGAGCGCCGCCGGCCAGCGACGTGCCTGCCCCACGCGGCACGACGGGTACGCTCCACACATGGCAGATGCGCATGGCAACCGCCACTTCCTCGGTTGTGCGCGGCAGAACGACGGCAAGAGGCGGGCAACGATACGCTGTCAGCGCGTCGCATTCGTAGGCACGCGTTTCCTCCGGGCTTGAGATGACAGCACCGGCCGGTAGCGCAGCCTCAAGCGCCGCTACGATATGCGGTGCTCTCGCAAGGATATCGGCGTTTGGTTCGGGCATAGCTATGGATGACATGAGGAGTTCTCCTCCGTGACGGAAATGGTGAAGCACGGAGGTTGAGGCCCCCTCGCCCGCTTGTTGCAATGCGCCATCGTTGTGAAAAGAGCCTGGCGATCACGAGAACGGCGCCACTCGAAGCCGCTTGCAGGGCCAAGCTCGCAGCCAGCGCGGGTTGCGAGCTTGGCTGGCCTCAGTCGATCGTCGCCAGCTCCGCGCCAAGACCGACGACCACACTCGCTTCGACCTTGATGCTGATGCGGCCCGCCCGCGGTGCAAGGATACGCGTTTCCATCTTCATCGCTTCGATAAGGGCAACAACGTCACCTTCTGCGACTTCCGAGCCGTTCTCGACCAGCCATTGCTGCAACGTCCCGGGGATCGGCGCGGTGACCGAGCCATCGCTGGCCGGGTGTACCACTGGCCTTACGAGCTGCGGCGTGCCGAGTCCCGAGAAAAGCGCCGCGGGCAGGCCCAGTGCATGGCGCTTGCCGTCGATCTCTATGAAGCTCCTCAGAAGGCCGCTTTCAACTGGATCGACGCGGCAAGAAGGCTCAACGCCGCGGAACTGCGTCTCGATCCAGTTGGTGAAGACGCGGAAGCCGTCCTCGCCGGTAAAGTCGCGCTCTTCCAATACCGCACGGTGGAAGGGCAGCACGGAGGCAACCCCTTCGATAGAGAACTCGGCGAGTGCCCTGCGGGCACGGATCAGCGCTTCCTCGCGGGTGGCCCCCGTGACGATCAGCTTCGCCATCATCGAATCGTAGAGGCCGGGGATTTCCGAACCCGTCTCCACGCCGGCATCGATGCGCACACCTGGCCCTGCGGGAGCGCGGAAGCGGGTGATGAGGCCCGGGGTCGGGAGGAAGCCTCGCCCAGGGTCTTCTGCATTGATGCGGAATTCGAAGGCGTGGCCGCGTGGCTCGGGCGTCTGCGTGACCGAGAGCGGCAGACCGTCGGCAATGCGCAATTGCTCGATGACGATGTCGACGCCGGTCGTCTCCTCGGTCACCGGATGCTCGACCTGGAGACGCGTGTTCACCTCGAGGAAGGAAATCACGCCGTTCTGCGATAGCAGGAATTCCACGGTTCCTGCTCCGGTATAGCCGGCCTCCGCGCAGATGGCGTGGGCGGCATCGTGGATGCGCCCTCGCTGTTCGTCGGTGATGAACGGGGCCGGAGCCTCTTCCACGAGCTTCTGGTTGCGGCGCTGCAGCGAGCAGTCGCGCGTACCCAGAACAACGGTGTTGCCGTGACTGTCGGCGATGACCTGCGCCTCGATGTGGCGGGGTCGGTCGAGGAACTGCTCGGCATAGCATTCACCGCGGCCAAACGCTTCCTTCGCCTCACGCACGGCTGAATCAAACAGTTCACCGACCTCTTCCAGCCGCCGCGCGACCTTCATGCCGCGTCCGCCGCCGCCAAAGGCGGCCTTGATGGCGAGCGGCAGGCCGGCCTGCGTGGCGAAGGTAACCGCCTCGGCGGCCGAAGCGAGTGGACCGTCCGAACCTTTGACCAGCGGCGCGCCGACCTTGGCGGCGATGCGCCGGGCCTCGACCTTGTCGCCGAGCGCGGTTATCACCTCGGGAGCCGGCCCGACCCAGGTAAGGCCTGCGTCGATCACGGCCTTCGCGAATTCGGCGCGTTCCGACAGGAAGCCATAGCCGGGATGGACAGCATCGGCGCCGGCGCGGCGGGCGATATCGAGAATCTTTTCGATATTGAGATAGGTCTCGGCCGGTCGGCCGGGACCGAGGCCGTATGCCTCGTCGGCAAGCTCGGCATGCAGCGAATTCGCATCAGCATCCGAGTAGATTGCGACCGAGGTCACGCCGTAATCGCGCGCAGCGCGGACGATGCGGATGGCGATTTCGCCGCGATTGGCGATGAGCAGCTTTTTCATCGGTCAATTTCCTTAACATGCGGGTCAAACGCGGCGATCGAATTGAAACGGATGAGCGCCCCAATCGGGATCTGGCCGGCCAGGTCCAGGTGATAAGCGGCCACAACGCCAATAACGGGATAGCCACCAGTCAGTGGATGGTCGGCGAGGAAAAGCACCGGCTGACCGCTGTGCGGCACCTGAATAGAGCCGAGCGCCGTGCCTTCGGAGGGAAGCTCCGCTGCGTCCCGCCGCTCCAGCGGCGCGGAACCGGAGAGGCGCATTCCCACGCGGCTCGATTCGGCCGTGACCTGCCAGTCCTGTGAGAGAAGCATCTCCACACCCTTGTCCGTGAACCAGTCGGTGCGCGGGCCAAGCACTACGTCGAGCGTAACTGCCTCCTCCGCACGCGGCAGGCGCTCCGGTGCGGGACGATCCGGATCGACGGCGCTGGCCGGCTCGCCGGCCGGAACGAGTACGTCGCCCGCCGCAATCGGCGGGGGGCCTATCTTCGCCAGCGTATCGGTCGAGGCTGAGTCGAGGACCCGATTGACGATGAAGCCGCCACGTAGTGCCAGATAGCTGCGCATTCCTTCACTCGGCGCGCCGAGCGTCAGCTCATCCCCCGCGTCAAGCGCGAAGGGACGGGCAAAGGGGGCCGGCACATCACATCCATCAGC
Proteins encoded in this region:
- a CDS encoding acetyl/propionyl/methylcrotonyl-CoA carboxylase subunit alpha, producing MKKLLIANRGEIAIRIVRAARDYGVTSVAIYSDADANSLHAELADEAYGLGPGRPAETYLNIEKILDIARRAGADAVHPGYGFLSERAEFAKAVIDAGLTWVGPAPEVITALGDKVEARRIAAKVGAPLVKGSDGPLASAAEAVTFATQAGLPLAIKAAFGGGGRGMKVARRLEEVGELFDSAVREAKEAFGRGECYAEQFLDRPRHIEAQVIADSHGNTVVLGTRDCSLQRRNQKLVEEAPAPFITDEQRGRIHDAAHAICAEAGYTGAGTVEFLLSQNGVISFLEVNTRLQVEHPVTEETTGVDIVIEQLRIADGLPLSVTQTPEPRGHAFEFRINAEDPGRGFLPTPGLITRFRAPAGPGVRIDAGVETGSEIPGLYDSMMAKLIVTGATREEALIRARRALAEFSIEGVASVLPFHRAVLEERDFTGEDGFRVFTNWIETQFRGVEPSCRVDPVESGLLRSFIEIDGKRHALGLPAALFSGLGTPQLVRPVVHPASDGSVTAPIPGTLQQWLVENGSEVAEGDVVALIEAMKMETRILAPRAGRISIKVEASVVVGLGAELATID